The window AACCCGACTGCGGCCACCCGGTGACCAACCGCCTGCTGTACGAGGCTCAGGACGCGGCCGGCGAGCGCTGGCAGGGGGACCTGCTCTATCTGCTGTGGACGACGGTCGGCGAGGTCAGTGTCAACGCCTTCCTCGATCTGATGGCACGGGACACGACCGTGCAGCCCCTGCACTCGACCATCGCCCGGCTGCACGCCCGCGACGAGTCCGCGCACGGGCCGGTCATGGTCGAGGTGATGAAGGACGTCTTCGTCAACCTCAGCGGACGGCAGCGGGACTTCTTCGTGGCGTCCTTGCCCGCCGGTATCAACGCCTTCTGCGCCGAGGACTTCGACTGGTGGCTGAAGGTCCTCGAGTTCACGGGCATTCCGAAGGCCAGGGACATCATCGGGGACTCCCGGGGCGGAGGGCTCGCGGAGCTGCTCGTCACCGACTTCTCCGGGATCGTGCGCATGCTGCGGGAGCTGGGTGTCGCGGACCGGGTGGACTTCGACTTCGAGGGGGCCGCGGCATGATCCTCACCGGTCCTGAGATCAGCGAGGCCGCGGTCGACGGGCGGATCGTCATCTCCCCGTTCAACCCGGCCCAGGTGAACCCCAACAGCTACAACGTCTGCCTCGGGGACAGGTTGCTGACGTACACCGACGACGTCATCGACCCCTACCGCCCCAACGCCACCCGGGAGATCACCATCGGGGAGGACGGTTACGTCCTGCGCCCCGACCAGCTCTATCTCGGGCACACCGTGGAACAGGTCGGCTCCGACCAGTATGTGCCGCTGCTCTTCGGGCGGTCCTCGGTCGGGCGGCTCGGGCTCTTCGTGGAGATCACGGCGCCCATCGGGGACATCGGCTTCCATGGCCAGTGGACGCTGATGCTGTCCCCGGTCCGGCCGCTGCGGGTGTATCCCGGGATGAAGATCGGCCAGATCATGTTCTTCGTGTCGCTCGGCGAGGTCGACCTCTACCGCGGCAAGTACCAGTCCTCGGCGGGCCCCCAGGAGTCCCGCTACTGGAAGGACGTGGCGGTGCCGACGACATGATCCTCACCCGGGAAGCCATCGCCACCGCCGTGGAACGCGGTGACATCGTCATCGAGCCCTTCGACGCCGACCGGATCTCCCCGAACGCCTATGACTGGCGCCTCGGGGACCGGATCCGGATCTGCGAGGGCGACGAACTGGACGCCGCGGCCGCGACCCGCGTCACCGAGCACCTCATTCCCGCCGAGGGCATGGTGCTCCGTCCTGGACAGCTCTACCTCGGCGTCACCCACGAACGCACCCACTCCGAGCACTACGCCCAGATGATCAACGGCGACCGCAGCCTCGGCGCGCTGGGCATCTGGGTCCATGTGTCCGCTCCGCTCGGGCATGTCGGTCACGCCATCCACTGGACCCTGGAG of the Streptomyces sp. NBC_00287 genome contains:
- a CDS encoding diiron oxygenase, giving the protein MGTIEQSTDHVGPSTLRRLAAAWPRRATVRTDMDQVTGAQEYDPELLDYPIALMPFAEHPDFRSAPEDKRRLVNTLGWIAYNERVVAAEEFVVNPTFEKLGHAVYPGVDRFEVKEIVRQSHIDEVWHTYMHMLGMQRTREARGITAEPDCGHPVTNRLLYEAQDAAGERWQGDLLYLLWTTVGEVSVNAFLDLMARDTTVQPLHSTIARLHARDESAHGPVMVEVMKDVFVNLSGRQRDFFVASLPAGINAFCAEDFDWWLKVLEFTGIPKARDIIGDSRGGGLAELLVTDFSGIVRMLRELGVADRVDFDFEGAAA
- the dcd gene encoding dCTP deaminase — protein: MILTGPEISEAAVDGRIVISPFNPAQVNPNSYNVCLGDRLLTYTDDVIDPYRPNATREITIGEDGYVLRPDQLYLGHTVEQVGSDQYVPLLFGRSSVGRLGLFVEITAPIGDIGFHGQWTLMLSPVRPLRVYPGMKIGQIMFFVSLGEVDLYRGKYQSSAGPQESRYWKDVAVPTT
- a CDS encoding dCTP deaminase, with product MILTREAIATAVERGDIVIEPFDADRISPNAYDWRLGDRIRICEGDELDAAAATRVTEHLIPAEGMVLRPGQLYLGVTHERTHSEHYAQMINGDRSLGALGIWVHVSAPLGHVGHAIHWTLEIRVARPVRVYPLMPFGKIVFLVASGAVSSYQDLGRKYTRTSGIDISRLYEELR